The Listeria swaminathanii genome segment ATTAATTGATTTAAAACCACTTGGCTTAACAGGGAAAGCTGCTGAGAAAGTTTTAGATGAAGTTGGTATTACCGTGAACAAAAATACCATCCCATTTGAAACAGAAAGCCCATTTGTAACGAGTGGTATCCGTGTGGGTGTTGCTGCAGTGACAACCCGTGGATTCGATGAAGTTGCGATTGAAAAAGTTGGCGTACTTATTTCAGAAGTGTTGCATAACCTAGAAAATGAAGAAGTTTTAGCAGATGTTAAAGCACGTGTTGCAACTTTAACAAATGAATATCCGCTTTATCCAAGTTTATAAAATAATGATTCCGGTTTTTTCTAATTATAGAGAAAACCGGTTTTTTTCATGTATAGCAAATTAATCCTTGCACTTGTGTCTTGTTCTGATACAATAAGAGAAGGAAATTTTCAATATCAAAGGAGCGAACTAATCGATGGCAAATGTACACGTAATTGATCACCCACTAGTACAACACAAATTAACAATCATTCGAGATAAAAATACGGGAACAAAAGCATTCCGCGAACTTGTAGATGAAGTCGCTACATTAATGGCGTACGAAATTACACGTGATATGGAACTCGAAGACATCCAAGTAGAAACACCACTACAAACAACAACTGCTAAAACACTTACTGGTAAAAAATTAGGTATTGTACCTATTTTAAGAGCTGGTCTTGGTATGCAAGATGGTATTTTAAAACTAATCCCTGCTGCTAAAGTAGGTCATGTAGGTCTTTACCGCGACCATGATACACTTGAACCAGTAGAATATTTTGTAAAACTACCTTCTGACGTGGAAGAACGTCTTTTCATCGTTGTAGATCCAATGCTTGCAACTGGTGGATCCGCGATTATGGCTATCGATTGCTTGAAAAAACGCGGCGCTCGCAACATGAAATTCATGTGTCTAGTAGCTGCTCCTGAAGGCATCAAAGCGCTTCAAGACGCACATCCAGACGTAGAAATCTACGTAGCTGGCTTAGACGAGAAGCTAGACGAAAATGGTTATATCCGTCCAGGCTTAGGAGATGCTGGCGATAGATTATTCGGAACTAAATAATTAACATTCTCCTCGATATAGTGAGATAAGGAATTATAAACAGTGCTGCTTCTGGCAAACTGAAAAATTTTTTGTCGAGCTATTTCTGAGGAGTTTTTTTATAAGGAGGCTCGAAATTGGCTAAAATCAAAGTAATGAGTATCTTTGGTACAAGACCAGAGGCAATAAAAATGGCACCGCTCGTTTTGGCATTAGAAAAAGAACCAGAAACGTTTGAATCAACGGTTGTTATTACAGCTCAACACCGCGAAATGTTGGATCAAGTCTTAGAAATTTTTGATATAAAACCCGATATTGATTTAGATATTATGAAAAAAGGCCAAACCCTAGCCGATATAACTTCACGCGTAATGAACGGAATCAATGAAGTTATCGCCGCGGAGAATCCGGATATCGTTTTAGTTCACGGCGATACAACAACGAGTTTTGCTGCCGGGCTTGCGACATTCTATCAACAAAAAATGCTCGGGCATGTCGAAGCTGGACTTAGAACTTGGAATAAATATTCACCATTTCCAGAAGAAATGAATCGTCAATTAACGGGTGTTATGGCTGATATGCACTTTTCTCCAACCAAACAGGCGAAAGAAAATCTGCTTGCGGAAGGAAAAGATCCGGCTACTATTTTTGTGACTGGAAATACGGCTATTGATGCACTTAAAACGACTGTTCAAAAAGATTATCACCATCCAATCCTAGAAAATCTTGGCGACAATCGTCTAATACTTATGACTGCTCACCGTAGGGAAAATTTAGGCGATCCGATGCAAGGGATGTTCGAAGCAGTTCGTGAAATCGTGGAAAGTCGTGAGGACGTTGAACTTGTTTATCCGATGCATTTGAATCCAGCTGTTAGAGAAAAAGCGACGAAAATTTTAGGTGGGCACGAACGCATTCATTTAATCGAACCACTCGACGCGATTGATTTTCATAATTTCTTGCGCAAGTCTTATCTTGTGTTTACCGATTCAGGTGGCGTCCAAGAAGAAGCACCAGGTATGGGTGTGCCAGTTTTAGTTTTACGTGATACGACCGAGCGTCCAGAAGGAATCGAAGCTGGGACGTTGAAACTAATTGGAACGAATAAAGAAAATCTGATAAAAGAAGCATTAGATTTACTTGATAATAAAGAAAGCCACGATAAAATGGCGCAAGCAGCTAATCCATATGGCGATGGTTTCGCTGCGAACAGAATTTTAGCAGCAATCAAAAGTCAGTTTGATGGAAGCGAACGACCAGAAGATTTTATCGTGTAAAACACAGCGGGAAACTAGGCGTTAAAAGTCTAGTTTTCCTCTTTATTTGGAATGAAAGCGCCTTATTGTTACAGATATGTTACACGCTCGATTTTCACTAGTTCTTTTATGTTACATGTGATAAGATGGTCAATGTTATTAATATAAGAGCCCAAAAAATAGCTTGTTTGTAGCATAGGGATAGAAGACTGCGCTCAGTATTCACTACAATCCCGCCGACGCTAGGTTTGCGTTGACTGAATTGGAATTTATACGGGCACTCTATATCAAAATGCAGCTCATGATAAGTGAGTCCGGCTGTTTTTTCCGTTCTTTTTCTTGGGAAAAGAACTTTCGGTCGCGAAATTTGCGAATAATCGTATCGAATTCTTTTACCAATTATGGTAGAAGTTTTTTTATTTGTGCGAAAGAAAGTTATTGTCGCCTTTTTTGTGAAATATCACACGAACAGGATACAAGTTTTCCCAATGATTACGGAGGTGTTGGTTGCTGTTAAATGGACAAAAATAATTCTGGCGTGGCAATCTAAGAAACAGATAGATTTTGAAATCAAAAAAATCTCAGAAATAATAGGCTATTCTTTTATGGATGGGTCCGATTGTGGTACTATTAGTAATAGATGTACTCACAATTTGTGAAAGTGTATTGACTTTTCTCTTTTGGCTGTTGTATGCTAAGAACTGACACGCTGATAAGGCTTTCATGTGTGTTTGGGATTGGGATGAATTGGGGGAAATGTGCTTGTTTTCACAAACCAAACTTACTCCCTGAGATTTCAAAATGGTCATCTGGAAAGAAAAATCTTTTGAAAAAGAAAGGATTGCGCCCTGAATGTTAGAATCGCTAATCGGCATGTATCATCGTCATCAGAAGTATATGGTTCTTTTTATTGCTATTTGTCTTTGTGGATGGTTTTTAACCCCGTATATACATATTTTCTTGGGACTTAAATTGGGTTTAATCGTCGGCTGGTTCAACTACTGGATATTAATGAGACGAACACAAGCAATGACAAGAGCTTTGGCAGAAAATCGTTCTTTTTATGGAATGGGAATGACGTTACGGATGGGAAGCGTGTTACTTGCTACAATTATAGCGACGCAACTGCCGGAATTTTTTCATGTTTATAGCATGGTAATCGGACTTGGGCTTGCATATGCAATTATTTTTCTAGATTTTTTTGCGTATTCCATGTACCGCAGAAAAAAGTTTTTAAAAAGAGAGGGGTGAACCTAATTGGAAGAGGAATTTCCAACGATAAGCCTATTAGGGATCGACTTTAATCTATCTAATATTTTGATGATTACTGTGACTTGTGTCATCGTTCTTCTAATAGCCATTATCTGTACCAGAAATCTGCAACGCCGTCCTACCGGAAAGCAGAACTTCATTGAATGGGTTATGGATTTTGTCAGAGGTATTATTAATAGTAATATGGATTGGAAAACCGGTGGGAGATTCCATGTGCTTGGTATTACGATATTAATGTTTGTCTTCGTTGCCAACATGCTAGGACTACCATTACAAATCGCAGTAAACGATGAAGTATGGTGGCGTTCACCTACAGCGGATCCAATTGTCACATTAACACTTGCGATAATGGTTCTTGGCTTAACGCATTACTACGGTATTAAAATGCGTGGTTTCAAGCACTACTTTGTTGGTACTTACTTGAGTCCAATGAAATTTTTATTCCCACTAAAATTAGTAGAAGAATTTGCTAATACATTAACGCTTGGTTTACGTCTTTACGGTAATATTTTTGCCGGGGAAGTTTTGTTAACCATTATTGCTACTCAACTTGCACATATTAATATATTTGTAGGTGTTCTTGCGATAATTCCAGCGATTATATGGCAGGCGTTCTCACTCTTTATTGGGGCAATTCAAGCGTACATTTTCACTATGCTGACAATGGTTTACATGTCACATAAGGTCAGTGACGAACATTAAACTAACTTTCAATTAAGTCACTTATAAAAGTAATAAAAAATAATTTTAAGAAAAATTAGGAGGATAATTATATGTCTTTAGGTGTTATTGCAGCTGCTATTGCTGTTGGATTAGGTGCATTAGGTGCGGGTATTGGTAATGGTCTTATCGTATCAAAAACTGTCGAGGGTGTTGCGCGTCAACCAGAAGCGCGTTCTATGCTTCAATCAATCATGTTCGTTGGTGTTGCGTTAGTTGAGGCCCTTCCTATCATCGCTGTTGTTATTGCGTTCATGGTTCTTAATAAATAATTTGAAGGAAGTTGAGGAAATAAAACCTCATCTCTTTCGTTTTGAACGAATAATTCAAGCGAATGTATAGAAAGGAGTGAAACTGGCGTGTTACAACCACATTTAGTAATTGGTTCCGCATTTACGTTTGGTGATGCATTCTTTACACTTTTTGCTTTCGCGATTTTGCTAGTTTTAATCCGAATTTATGCTTGGAAACCGCTTATGGGTATTATGAAAGAGCGTGAAGAGCATATTGGTTCTGAAATTGATGCTGCAGAAGAAAACCGCGCTCAATCAGAAAAATTACTTGCTGAACAAAAAAGTGTTTTACAACAAGCTCGTATTGAATCTCAAACAATGATTGAGAACGCAAAACAACTTGGTGAAAAAGAACGCGAAGAAATTGTCAAAACTGCTAGACGTGAATCAGAACGTATAAAAGAAGAAGCAAAATCCGATATTGCACGTGAAAAAGAAGATGCTATTTCTGCTCTTCGCGAACAAGTCGGTTCCTTATCTGTTCTTATTGCATCGAAAGTCATCGAAAAAAATCTGGATGAAAAAGAACAATCTAACCTTATCCAAGATTATATCGAAAGGCTAGGGGATGACAAATGAGTAAAGATTTGGAAGTTGCAGGTCGCTATGCCAATGCGCTTTTTCAAGTAGCTCAAGATAAAGATTTAGTGGACGTTTTTTCAGAAGAATTAACTGAATTAAAAGCGGCCTTGAAAGCTAATAAAGATTTTGTAAAACTACTTGAAAATCCTACTTTCACGACCGAGCAAAAGAAAAATCTTGCCAGCGCTGTTTTTGAAAAAATCAATCCGACATTAAGAGATTTTATTTATCTTTTAATCGACCGTAGCAGAGAAGATTATCTTTCTGTTATTGCGGACGTTTACCAAAAACGCGTAAATGACTTGCGAGGAGTTGCGGATGCAGATGTTTATTCTGTTGTCCCACTTTCTGAACAAGAACTTACGGCGCTCTCGAGAGTATTTGCTACGAAAATGAACAAAACAAAATTAAACATTCAAAATCACATTGATAAATCCCTTCTTGGTGGAGTCAAAGTGGTTATTGGAACCCGTATATATGATGACAGTCTAAAAACGAAATTAAAGGACATGGAACGGCAAATTAAAGCCTAGTTTCCGTTTAACGAGGGGTGAAATCAATGAGCATTAAGGCTGAAGAGATCAGCTCAATCATAAAACAGCAGATTGAAAATTATCATTCTGAACTAAAAGTGAGTGATGTTGGTACGGTTACCTACATTGGTGACGGTATTGCGCGTGCTCATGGACTCGATAATGCAATGGCTGGTGAATTGCTAGAGTTCTCAAATGGTGTAATGGGTATGGCCCAAAACTTAGAAACAAATGATGTTGGTATCATTATTCTAGGCCCTTACACAGAAATCCGCGAAGGCGATGAAGTTCGTCGTACCGGTAAAATCATGGAAGTTCCTGTTGGCGAAGCGCTTATTGGGCGTGTAGTTAACTCATTAGGTCAACCAGTTGATGGTTTAGGCCCAATTGAAACAACTGGAACTCGTCCGATTGAAGCCGTAGCACCTGGTGTTATGCAACGTCAATCGGTAAACGAACCATTACAAACAGGTATTAAAGCGATTGATGCACTTGTTCCTATTGGTCGTGGTCAACGTGAGTTAATCATTGGTGACCGCCAAACTGGTAAAACATCTGTAGCAATTGATACTATTTTAAACCAAGCTGACCAAGACATGATTTGTATTTATGTTGCTATCGGTCAAAAAGAATCTACTGTTCGTAATGCCGTAGAAACTTTACGTCATCACGGTGCGTTAGATTACACCATCGTAGTAACTGCTGCTGCATCACAACCGGCGCCACTTCTTTACTTGGCTCCTTATGCTGGTGTTGCAATGGCTGAAGAATTCATGTATAACGGCAAACACGTTTTAGTCGTATATGATGATTTATCCAAACAAGCAGCTGCTTACCGTGAGCTGTCCCTATTACTTCGTCGTCCTCCAGGTCGTGAAGCATATCCAGGGGATGTTTTCTACTTGCACTCCCGTTTACTTGAACGTGCTGCAAAATTAAATGATAGCCTAGGTGGCGGATCCATTACGGCTCTTCCATTCGTAGAAACACAAGCCGGAGATATCTCTGCTTATATTCCTACAAACGTTATCTCTATTACAGACGGACAAATCTTCTTGCAATCTGATTTATTCTTCTCCGGAGTACGTCCAGCGATTAACGCCGGTCTTTCTGTATCCCGTGTAGGTGGATCAGCGCAAATTAAAGCAATGAAAACAGTTGCCGGAACACTTCGTCTAGACCTTGCCGCTTACCGTGAGCTAGAATCTTTCTCACAATTCGGTTCTGACCTAGATGCAGCTACTCGTGCGAAACTAGAACGTGGTAAACGTACAGTAGAAGTTCTAAAACAAGATTTGCACAAACCTTTGAAAGTTGAAAAACAAGTATTGATTCTTTATGCACTTGTTCATAAATATCTGGATGATGTACCAGTTCATGATGTACTGCGTTTTGAGTCCGAAATGAATACATGGTTTGATCATAATCACCCAGAGCTTTTGGAAGAAATTCGTACAACGAAAAAACTTCCTGACGAAGCGAAACTTGAAGCAGCATTAAAAGAATTTAAAAATACATTTGTTCCTTCTGAAGAAAAATAATTTAGACTCGGAATAAATTCAAAGGTGGTGAAAATCTTTGGCATCTTTAATCGATATTAAACAACGAATAACTTCTACGCGTAAAACAAGTCAAATTACAAAAGCAATGCAAATGGTATCAGCAGCAAAACTAGGTCGTGCGGAATCTAATGCTCGTTCATATGAGCCCTACGTTTCTAAAATTAAAGACGTAGTAACACATGTTGCTGGCACTGGTAACAGTAGCGATCATCCAATGCTTGTATCTAGACCTGTTCACCGTACTGGTTATATCGTACTTACTTCTGATACTGGACTTGCCGGTTCTTACAATAGTTCCGTAATCAAAGAAGTATTCCAAGAAATTAATAAAAAGCATACGTCAAGTGATGAATATGCAATAATCACTGTAGGTAGATCTGCTCGTGACTTCTTCAAAGCGCGTCAAATGAACGTGGTTTTAGAAGTACAAGGTATTACAGATCATCCGATATTTGCGGAAATTAAAGATATTGCTAGTAACACAGTTCAAATGTTTGAAGATGGTGTTTATGACGAGGTTTTCATTTATTATAATCACCATATCAATTCTATTTCCAGCGAACTAAGAAAAGAGCAATTATTGCCACTGACAGAATTTCACGAAAAAGGCCAAGAAACAGATGTAGACCTTACTACATATGAATTTGAGCCTTCCGAACAAGAAATTCTTGAAGTACTACTACCGCAATATGTGGAAAGCCTAATTTTCGGAGCACTTCTGGATGCCAAAGCCGCTGAACATGCTGCTCGTATGACTGCCATGAGAAGCGCGACAGACAATGCATCCGATTTAATCAGTGACTTATCACTACAATATAACCGTGCTCGCCAAGCTGCGATCACGCAAGAAATTACCGAAATCGTCGGAGGAGCAGCCGCACTCGAATAGAAGTCGGCGTTTCTTGTAACGTCCCTATAAATGGGAAGGTAAGTGAGGAGGAAAAATTGCATGTCTAAAGGACAAGTAATCCAAGTTATGGGTCCAGTTGTAGACGTTAAATTTGAAGGTGGAGACCTACCTGAAATCTACAACGCCCTAGTTATTGAATATAAATCTGATGCAGAAGAAGCACCAACTAGCCAACTTACTTTAGAAGTAGCCATCCAATTAGGTGATGACGTTGTGCGTACAATCGCAATGGCATCAACAGATGGTGTTCAAAGAGGTATGGGAGTTATTGATACTGGAAGCCCAATTACAGTTCCAGTTGGTACAGTAACTCTTGGTCGTGTATTTAATGTATTAGGAAACACCATCGATTTGGACGAACCACTTCCAAGCGATATTAAACGTAATAAAATTCACCGCGAAGCTCCAACTTTCGATCAATTAGCAACAACAACTGAAATTCTTGAAACAGGAATTAAAGTAGTTGACTTGCTTGCGCCTTACTTAAAAGGTGGTAAAATCGGATTGTTCGGTGGTGCGGGTGTTGGTAAAACCGTTCTAATTCAAGAACTTATCCATAATATCGCACAAGAACACGGTGGTATTTCAGTGTTCGCAGGCGTTGGAGAACGTACTCGTGAAGGGAACGACCTTTACTTTGAAATGAAAGATTCTGGCGTTATCGAAAAAACAGCCATGGTATTCGGTCAAATGAATGAGCCACCGGGTGCGCGTATGCGTGTAGCCCTAACTGGTTTAACAATTGCTGAATATTTCCGTGATGAAGAACACCAAGATGTACTTCTTTTCATTGATAATATTTTCCGTTTCACACAAGCTGGTTCAGAGGTTTCGGCTTTACTAGGTCGTATGCCATCTGCAGTAGGTTACCAACCAACTCTAGCTACTGAAATGGGACAATTACAAGAACGTATTACATCTACTAACGTTGGTTCTGTTACTTCTATCCAAGCAATTTATGTACCAGCCGATGATTATACTGACCCGGCTCCGGCTACAACTTTCGCCCATTTAGATGCAACAACTAACTTGGAACGTAAATTAACTGAACAAGGTATTTATCCAGCGGTAGATCCACTTGCTTCTACATCTCGTGCGCTTTCTCCTGACATTGTTGGGGAAGAACACTATGCAGTAGCAACGGAAGTACAACGCTTATTGCAACGATATAAAGAATTACAAGATATCATCGCAATCCTAGGTATGGATGAGTTATCTGACGAAGATAAACAATCCGTTTCCCGTGCGCGTCGTGTACAATTCTTCTTATCGCAGAATTTCCATGTTGCAGAACAATTTACAGGCCAAAAAGGTTCTTATGTCCCTGTTAAAGAAACAGTTAAAGGATTTAAAGACTTATTAGCCGGAAAATACGACCATATTCCAGAAGATGCATTCCGTTCAGTTGGACGCATTGAGGATGTTCTTGAAAAAGCAAAAGACATGGGCGTTGAAGTCTGATAAAAACAGGAGGAAATACGTATGGGTTCATTAAATGTTAGTATTGTTACTCCAGACGGCCCTGTTTATGAAGGCGTTGCTCAAATGGTTATTGCTAGAACAAAAGCAGGTGAACTCGGTATTTTACCTGGCCATGTTCCACTAGTCGCTCCACTTAAAATCGACATCGTTCGTTTAAAAGTAGAGTCTGGTGAGGAATGGGTCGCTGTCAATGGTGGCTTTATGGAAGTAAACGGTGAAGAAGTTAATATTCTCGCGGATACTGCTGAACGCGAACAAGATATCGATATTGATCGCGCTGAAAAGGCAAAAGAACGCGCAGAAGACGAACTTAGCCGAGCAAAAGAACAAAAAGTGGACGAAGTAATGGCTCAACTAGCGCTACAAAGGGCTATCAACAGAATTCACGCAAAAGAACATAATTAATAATCTTTCACTTCCTGGTATTCGTGCCAGGAAGTTTTTTTATATACTCATAAGTGTATTAACTGTTTTTTCCTAGCTGTATTTGTTAAAATGAATAGTAGCGAAATATGAGGAGCGAACACATGTATAATATTATTATGGAATCACCATATGTCATCATCATTTCACATTTACTATTTATTGTTATTACTTTCTGGGCATTACAAGCTATTAACTATGAAAAATTCATCAAGAAAAATCATGTAACACAAGCTAGATTATTATTTGTAATCATTTCAATAGTCTTAGGTTATACATTAAGCAACTTTTTCTTGGATTATTTAGCAGCCTCAAAACAGTTAATTAATTTTTTTGGTTAATAAAGTACTATAATAGTAAAAAATTAATAGAAGTTTATAACAACTTTAATATTACGTTAAAATCAGTTGATATTATAGGGTGATAAGTGGTAGAATTACTAAGATATGTTTTAATTTAAATTTTGATTAATAAAATTCGATAAATGATTTAGTTATTAGTAACGCGGAGGGGTTCTTTTTGGAAAAAATTATTGTACGCGGTGGAAAACAGTTAAATGGTTCTGTGAAAATGGAAGGTGCCAAAAATGCTGTATTACCGGTAATAGCTGCTACATTACTTGCGAGTAAAGGTACTAGCGTATTAAAAAATGTCCCAAATTTGTCTGATGTATTCACAATTAATGAGGTTCTTAAATATCTAAATGCAGACGTTTCTTTTGTAAATGATGAAGTAACAGTTGATGCAACAGGAGAAATTACTTCTGATGCACCTTTTGAGTACGTTCGTAAAATGCGTGCTTCTATTGTTGTAATGGGACCACTTTTAGCTCGTACTGGTTCTGCACGTGTAGCTTTACCAGGTGGATGTGCAATTGGTTCAAGACCTGTTGATTTACATTTAAAAGGTTTCGAAGCAATGGGTGCAGTAGTGAAAATTGAAAATGGTTATATTGAAGCAACTGCTGAAAAATTAGTAGGCGCTAAAGTATACTTAGACTTCCCTAGTGTGGGAGCAACTCAAAATATTATGATGGCTGCAACTTTAGCAGAAGGTACAACAGTAATTGAAAACGTTGCTCGTGAACCTGAAATTGTTGATTTAGCCAATTTCCTTAATCAAATGGGTGCTAGAGTTATTGGTGCGGGAACAGAAGTCATTAGAATTGAAGGAGTTAAAGAACTAACTGCTACTGAACATTCTATTATTCCTGACCGTATTGAAGCTGGAACATTCATGATTGCCGCTGCGATTACAGGCGGAAATGTTTTAATTGAAGATGCAGTTCCTGAACATATTAGTTCATTAATTGCTAAACTTGAAGAAATGGGCGTTCAAATCATTGAAGAAGATAACGGTATTCGTGTTATCGGTCCTGACAAATTAAAAGCTGTGGATGTTAAGACTATGCCACACCCAGGATTCCCAACTGATATGCAATCACAAATGATGGTAATTCAAATGTTGAGCGAAGGCACAAGCATTATGACAGAAACTGTCTTTGAAAATCGTTTCATGCATGTAGAAGAAATGCGCAGAATGAATGCTGATATGAAAATTGAAGGACATTCTGTTATTATTTCTGGTCCTGCTAAATTGCAAGGAGCAGAAGTTGCGGCAACAGATTTACGTGCAGCAGCAGCGCTTATCCTGGCTGGTCTAGTGGCGGATGGCTATACACAAGTGACTGAGTTGAAATACCTTGATCGCGGCTATAATAATTTCCACGGAAAACTACAAGCGCTTGGAGCGGATGTTGAACGTGTAGATGATTCCAAAATCGATGTAACAAACTTAGCTTCGTTATTCTAATTTCAAATGTTAAAAACCGTATCTTTTGGATGCGGTTTTTTTATTTATCGTAAAAAAACCACGTTGTTCTAAAATTTACATTCCAGCCTTCCATAAATTATGCTATAATTCAGAATGAGATGTAAAATTAGGTGTACACCACGAAAGGAGTTAAAGTATAAATGGCAAAAGATGTTGGTATCGATTTAGGTACAGCCAATGTATTAATTCATGTTAAAGGAAGAGGAATCGTTGTTAACGAACCTGCAGTTGTCGCTGTGAACAATAAGACAGGGCAAGTTCTAGCCGTTGGATCAGAAGCAAGAGATATGGTTGGTAGAACTCCGGGAGATATTACGGCAATTAAACCAATGAAAGATGGGGTTATTGCTGATTTTGATATTGTTCAAGAAATGCTGCGTTTCTTTATACAAAAACTAAATTTAAAAACCTTTTTTTCACGGCCACGTATTTTAATTTGTTGTCCAACGAATATTACTTCTGTCGAGCAAAAAGCAATTCGAGAAGTTGCTGAAAAAAGTGGTGGAAAGCAAGTATTCCTAGAAGAAGAACCTAAAGTTGCAGCTATTGGTGCTGGAATGGATATTTTCGAGCCTTCTGGTAATATGATTATTGACATTGGTGGAGGTACTGCGGACGTTGCTGTTTTATCCATGGGTGATATCGTAACTAGTCAATCAGTAAAAGTTGCTGGTAATAAATGGGATGCAGATATTTTAAACTATGTGAAACGTAAATATAACGTACTTATTGGTGAAAGAACTGCTGAAAATATTAAAGTTACAATCGGTACTGCTAGTCAAGGCGCTAAAGAAGAAAAAATGGAAATTCGTGGTAGAGATTTAGTGAGTGGTTTACCTAAAACAATTTCGATTACAAGTTCTGAAGTAGAAGAAGCTATCCATGATTCATTACACCTAATGGTACTAGCTGCTAGACAAGTTCTGGAACAAACACCTCCTGAGCTTTCAGCGGATATTATTGATAGAGGAATCATCATGACTGGTGGCGGATCGTTACTACATGGTTTAGACGAGTTAATGTCCGAGCAATTAAAGGTTCCAGTTTTAATTACAGAGAATCCTTTAGATGTAGTAGCACTTGGTACTGGCATTTTACTTGACTCACTTACAAATAAAAAACGTAATAAATTCTAAAGTTGAATTTGGGGGATGTATATGTTAGATATTAAAAAAATCAAAGAAATCTTACCTCATCGTTATCCATTTTTATTAGTAGATAGAGTTATTTCTGTTGAAGAAGGAAAAAAAGTTACTGCTATAAAGAATGTAACGGTAAATGAAGAATTCTTTAACGGACATTTTCCGGAGTACCCGGTAATGCCGGGCGTACTAATAGTAGAAGCACTAGCACAAACAAGTGGAATTGCAATGATGCAAAGTGAAGCAAACAAAGGAAAGATTGGCTTATTTGCTGGAATTGATGGCTGTCGTTTTAAACGTCAAGTTGTCCCAGGAGATCAACTATTACTTGAAGCTGAAATTACTCGTATGAGAGGCGCAATCGCAAAAGCAAAAGTGAAAGCAACAGTTGAAGGCGATTTGGTTTGTGAAGCTGAAATTATGTTTGCTCTATCTGATTTACCTAAATAAAAAGATTGGCACTGAAGCCCAAATGGGTTTTAGTGCTTTTTTCATGTTCTCAGAATAGCATGGTTTTAAAAAGGTTACAAAGTACTAAAATGACATTTCCGGGTAAATTACCCCCATGAAACAGTGTTTTTCTATTAGGAGAAAATGGCCTTTTGTGTGAGTTAGACCTAGTGAAAATGCAGTTTTAGCAATTTTACAAAGAAAATTTTATCCAATATAATCGCTATACACCAA includes the following:
- a CDS encoding DUF1146 family protein, encoding MYNIIMESPYVIIISHLLFIVITFWALQAINYEKFIKKNHVTQARLLFVIISIVLGYTLSNFFLDYLAASKQLINFFG
- a CDS encoding F0F1 ATP synthase subunit gamma, whose translation is MASLIDIKQRITSTRKTSQITKAMQMVSAAKLGRAESNARSYEPYVSKIKDVVTHVAGTGNSSDHPMLVSRPVHRTGYIVLTSDTGLAGSYNSSVIKEVFQEINKKHTSSDEYAIITVGRSARDFFKARQMNVVLEVQGITDHPIFAEIKDIASNTVQMFEDGVYDEVFIYYNHHINSISSELRKEQLLPLTEFHEKGQETDVDLTTYEFEPSEQEILEVLLPQYVESLIFGALLDAKAAEHAARMTAMRSATDNASDLISDLSLQYNRARQAAITQEITEIVGGAAALE
- the mreB gene encoding rod shape-determining protein MreB gives rise to the protein MAKDVGIDLGTANVLIHVKGRGIVVNEPAVVAVNNKTGQVLAVGSEARDMVGRTPGDITAIKPMKDGVIADFDIVQEMLRFFIQKLNLKTFFSRPRILICCPTNITSVEQKAIREVAEKSGGKQVFLEEEPKVAAIGAGMDIFEPSGNMIIDIGGGTADVAVLSMGDIVTSQSVKVAGNKWDADILNYVKRKYNVLIGERTAENIKVTIGTASQGAKEEKMEIRGRDLVSGLPKTISITSSEVEEAIHDSLHLMVLAARQVLEQTPPELSADIIDRGIIMTGGGSLLHGLDELMSEQLKVPVLITENPLDVVALGTGILLDSLTNKKRNKF
- the atpD gene encoding F0F1 ATP synthase subunit beta; this translates as MSKGQVIQVMGPVVDVKFEGGDLPEIYNALVIEYKSDAEEAPTSQLTLEVAIQLGDDVVRTIAMASTDGVQRGMGVIDTGSPITVPVGTVTLGRVFNVLGNTIDLDEPLPSDIKRNKIHREAPTFDQLATTTEILETGIKVVDLLAPYLKGGKIGLFGGAGVGKTVLIQELIHNIAQEHGGISVFAGVGERTREGNDLYFEMKDSGVIEKTAMVFGQMNEPPGARMRVALTGLTIAEYFRDEEHQDVLLFIDNIFRFTQAGSEVSALLGRMPSAVGYQPTLATEMGQLQERITSTNVGSVTSIQAIYVPADDYTDPAPATTFAHLDATTNLERKLTEQGIYPAVDPLASTSRALSPDIVGEEHYAVATEVQRLLQRYKELQDIIAILGMDELSDEDKQSVSRARRVQFFLSQNFHVAEQFTGQKGSYVPVKETVKGFKDLLAGKYDHIPEDAFRSVGRIEDVLEKAKDMGVEV
- the fabZ gene encoding 3-hydroxyacyl-ACP dehydratase FabZ; translation: MLDIKKIKEILPHRYPFLLVDRVISVEEGKKVTAIKNVTVNEEFFNGHFPEYPVMPGVLIVEALAQTSGIAMMQSEANKGKIGLFAGIDGCRFKRQVVPGDQLLLEAEITRMRGAIAKAKVKATVEGDLVCEAEIMFALSDLPK
- a CDS encoding F0F1 ATP synthase subunit epsilon, whose protein sequence is MGSLNVSIVTPDGPVYEGVAQMVIARTKAGELGILPGHVPLVAPLKIDIVRLKVESGEEWVAVNGGFMEVNGEEVNILADTAEREQDIDIDRAEKAKERAEDELSRAKEQKVDEVMAQLALQRAINRIHAKEHN
- the murA gene encoding UDP-N-acetylglucosamine 1-carboxyvinyltransferase, coding for MEKIIVRGGKQLNGSVKMEGAKNAVLPVIAATLLASKGTSVLKNVPNLSDVFTINEVLKYLNADVSFVNDEVTVDATGEITSDAPFEYVRKMRASIVVMGPLLARTGSARVALPGGCAIGSRPVDLHLKGFEAMGAVVKIENGYIEATAEKLVGAKVYLDFPSVGATQNIMMAATLAEGTTVIENVAREPEIVDLANFLNQMGARVIGAGTEVIRIEGVKELTATEHSIIPDRIEAGTFMIAAAITGGNVLIEDAVPEHISSLIAKLEEMGVQIIEEDNGIRVIGPDKLKAVDVKTMPHPGFPTDMQSQMMVIQMLSEGTSIMTETVFENRFMHVEEMRRMNADMKIEGHSVIISGPAKLQGAEVAATDLRAAAALILAGLVADGYTQVTELKYLDRGYNNFHGKLQALGADVERVDDSKIDVTNLASLF